TTGGAGATAACGTAAATCGTGCCTTCTTAGGTGAAACGAGTGTTGATGATGCCTTAGAGGAAGCGGATCAAGAAGTTCAGAAGGTGCTAGATGAATTTTATAACAATCAATAATGCTAGATAAATAGATATAGAAAGTGTGTGGCAATTATGGCGAATCCTTCGAAAATCGAACATAACAAGCCAACCCAACCAACAGAACCTAAACAAAAGAAAAGGTTAACTCATGAGGGGAAATGGGGATTGATTATGATTTCCCCTTATCTTATTCACTTTGTAGTATTTATAGCGTTTACATTACTTGCTTCTTTTTACTTTAGTCTCTCTAAATACGATATGTTAAATGCTCCAGAATTTATAGGCATCGGGAATTACACTAAGCTTGTCAATGATCAAGTGTTTTGGCAAGCATTAGGAAATACCGTTTATTTTACGGTTTTATTTGTACCAGCCCAAACAATCCTTGCTCTAATATTAGCTGTTGCACTGAATCAACAGCTAAGAGGATTGAAGTTATTTAGGATGGCTCACTTTATTCCTGTCATTTCTTCCTGGACGGTCGTTCTATATGTCGCGGATGCAATATTTAATCCTAGATTTGGTTTAGCGAATACGGTTCTTTCTAAGATAGGTATGTCTCAACAGCAATGGCTGAATGATGAAATGCTGGTGATTCCTGTATTAGTGGTTGTGGCAGTTTGGAAAGGAATTGGTTATATGATGGTAATTTTCTTAGCTGGACTTCAGAATGTTCCTGAAGATCTCTATGAAGCAGCCGAAATAGAAGGGGCAGGTGTTCTCAAGAAGTTTAGGCACGTAACCATTCCGTTAATCTCTGGTACCACGTTTCTAGTATTAGTACTAAGTACGATTACGACCTTTCAAGCATTTGAACAAATATATGTGATGACGGGGAATGGGGGAGATATAACAGCTGCTGGAGGACCGAACAATTCCAGCATGGTACTCATGTTGTATTTATTTCAACAAGGATTTGCTTTCTTGAAAATGGGTTATGCTTCTGCCATTGCTTGGGTGCTGTTCATCATCCTATTTATTATCACATTGATTCAAGTGAAGCTTCAAAACAAGTGGGTTCACTATGAAAAATAGTGTAATCAGTAGAGGTGTTTCTATATGAAAAATCCAAATAATAAGCGAAGGATTGTAAGTTATCTCATCATCCTTATAAGCTCCTGTATCATGCTTACTCCTTTTATCACTGCTGCAATGAATTCATTAAAATCCTATAAGCAGTACACGGCTATACCAGTAGAATGGATTCCAAACCCATTTCAGTGGCAAAACTATGTAGAAGTATGGAAAATGACCGATCTTGGAACATATGGAGTGAACAGCTTAATTGTAACAGTTCTTTCTGTTGCTGGAGCATTACTTTCCTG
This genomic stretch from Pontibacillus yanchengensis harbors:
- a CDS encoding carbohydrate ABC transporter permease, with amino-acid sequence MANPSKIEHNKPTQPTEPKQKKRLTHEGKWGLIMISPYLIHFVVFIAFTLLASFYFSLSKYDMLNAPEFIGIGNYTKLVNDQVFWQALGNTVYFTVLFVPAQTILALILAVALNQQLRGLKLFRMAHFIPVISSWTVVLYVADAIFNPRFGLANTVLSKIGMSQQQWLNDEMLVIPVLVVVAVWKGIGYMMVIFLAGLQNVPEDLYEAAEIEGAGVLKKFRHVTIPLISGTTFLVLVLSTITTFQAFEQIYVMTGNGGDITAAGGPNNSSMVLMLYLFQQGFAFLKMGYASAIAWVLFIILFIITLIQVKLQNKWVHYEK